In Sorghum bicolor cultivar BTx623 chromosome 8, Sorghum_bicolor_NCBIv3, whole genome shotgun sequence, one genomic interval encodes:
- the LOC8079872 gene encoding glutathione S-transferase T3, which translates to MDQGGDDFLSDILLQEAGNHVAGLDDLVIPLTPQETQISPDIEVVASRGNQGTKRSKNFNVEEDELVCEGWLAASKDPLHGANQNRTSFWGKVHAYFEKNKKADAPSRTASSLLHRWLTIQTLVNKFCSCYDAIERRNQSGTTIQDKIASALKMFSRMDNKDGKKCNVVPCWNILKEEDKWKAKRTELQEMEKQSTAGNKTKKKATKVARPREEEAATNEQDKEATDAGGSAETGARKRSDGVKKVKENLRRRGGEACLEALDKMWAKKEVADNEKEKAKQERFMAALEVEKEALEVEKKRLATEQKKAQIEEKNAEAEEKRAQAEETRAQADLLKHEKEIMFADPTSLNSIQREWLEKMQKEILARHRGN; encoded by the exons ATGGATCAGGGAGGAGATGATTTCCTGTCGGACATTCTTCTACAGGAAGCAGGCAACCATGTTGCTGGTTTGGACGACCTGGTCATTCCATTGACTCCTCAGGAAACTCAGATTAGTCCGGATATCGAAGTTGTTGCTAGTCGTGGAAATCAAGGAACGAAGAGGTCCAAAAATTTCAATGTTGAAGAAGACGAACTTGTTTGTGAAGGATGGTTGGCTGCTAGCAAAGATCCCCTCCACGGGGCCAACCAAAATCGTACCTCGTTTTGGGGTAAGGTTCATGCTTACTTTGAGAAGAACAAAAAGGCAGATGCACCTTCAAGGACAGCAAGTTCTTTACTGCATAGATGGCTCACAATTCAGACTTTAGTGAACAAGTTTTGTTCTTGCTATGATGCAATTGAACGTAGAAATCAAAGTGGTACAACTATACAAGACAAG ATTGCCAGTGCCCTCAAGATGTTCTCGAGAATGGACAACAAGGATGGGAAGAAATGCAATGTTGTGCCTTGTTGGAATATACTGAAGGAGGAGGACAAGTGGAAAGCCAAGAGGActgaacttcaagagatggagaAACAATCAACAGCAGGAAACAAgaccaagaagaaggccacGAAGGTGGCTCGGCCAAGGGAAGAGGAAGCTGCCACCAATGAGCAAGACAAGGAGGCCACCGATGCTGGTGGTAGTGCTGAAACCGGAGCAAGAAAAAGATCTGATGGGGTAAAGAAggttaaagaaaatcttaggcgAAGAGGTGGCGAAGCTTGCTTGGAGGCCCTTGACAAAATGTGGGCGAAGAAGGAGGTGGCTGACAATGAAAAAGAGAAGGCAAAGCAAGAGAGGTTCATGGCGGCACTCGAGGTAGAGAAGGAAGCACTAGAGGTAGAGAAGAAGCGACTTGCTACTGAGCAAAAGAAAGCTCAAATTGAGGAAAAAAATGCTGAAGCGGAGGAAAAAAGAGCACAAGCGGAGGAGACAAGAGCGCAAGCCGACTTGTTGAAGCATGAGAAAGAAATAATGTTTGCCGACCCGACCTCCCTCAACTCTATTCAGCGTGAATGGCTTGAGAAGATGCAGAAGGAGATTCTCGCTAGACACCGTGGAAATTAA
- the LOC8079871 gene encoding BAG family molecular chaperone regulator 3 isoform X1, with protein MDENSIHIHHILCHYYLNLVFLRKENTTEDTQRMAFSPPTKLAGIREKICGFREPLCDPKQHGEKKNREREGHPGHEHDSSSFPALFLPPLALLTRRSVKSPPICSLARRPPSMAMADEGDKGEIAFFFCQAAQPPGLDPRTRRSAAAMATGDMAGGGGGEGESEGGPGYVLSLPAAWLPLPVAVSCLDATVRRKARSRLRLRAQPSGWWAFKLPVVPAPEEAKRPVPPASAVNNPTEAARPQRLRVRQAPVPDPYTPAAVEERPAKRARLCLQCGAAVTPQWRSGPMGQGTLCNACGVRLKAAGALRGQVQRRPTPATARTPARPPPPDSPVSESSPDSPIWEPGSVPDVYLVRKKPLKRGKPPPRPRTEPAPAPAPAPAVYLVKKKKKKKKAAASADSSRKPWRPRKSAKQCLHCGSSSTPQWREGPLGRSTLCNACGVRYRQGRLLPEYRPIASPTFEPSEHANRHSQVLQLHRHRKSQSQSQSHHQQHPLPVEHHPPRAMDVLQFPPQRWHVKEEYPPTPVHQPLSLAGGVGGLMVDAAADADAGQGGDRGKGSDLNNAPSSLDSLLLEGPSAPLLVDGDQPLID; from the exons ATGGATGAAAATTCAATCCATATTCATCATATTTTGTGTCACTACTATTTAAATCTTGTTTTTTTAAGGAAAGAAAATACAACTGAGGACACGCAAAGGATGGCGTTCTCACCTCCGACAAAGCTCGCCGGAATTCGTGAAAAGATTTGCGGTTTTCGTGAGCCTCTATGCGACCCAAAACAACacggagaaaaaaaaaaccgagagagagaggggcaTCCGGGGCATGAGCATGACTCGTCATCTTTCCCAGCTCTCTTTCTTCCCCCCCTTGCTCTGCTGACGCGCCGGTCCGTCAAGTCGCCGCCTATCTGCTCGCTCGCCCGGCGGCCGCCGTCCATGGCGATGGCGGATGAAGGCGACAAAGGAGAG atagcattttttttttgtcaagcTGCGCAGCCGCCTGGATTAGACCCAAGAACCCGGCGATctgcggcggccatggcgaccGGCGacatggccggcggcggcggcggggaggggGAGTCGGAGGGGGGCCCCGGCTACGTGCTCTCGCTCCCGGCGGCGTGGCTCCCCCTGCCCGTCGCCGTTTCCTGCCTGGACGCCACCGTCCGGCGCAAGGCGCGCAGCCGTCTCCGCCTCCGTGCCCAGCCGTCGGGCTGGTGGGCCTTCAAGCTCCCCGTCGTCCCTGCGCCGGAGGAGGCAAAGAGGCCGGTTCCCCCTGCGTCGGCGGTTAATAATCCGACCGAGGCGGCCCGTCCCCAGCGCCTGCGCGTGCGCCAGGCCCCGGTCCCCGACCCATACACCCCCGCGGcggtggaggagaggccggcgaaGAGGGCTAGGTTGTGCCTGCAGTGCGGCGCGGCGGTGACGCCGCAGTGGAGGTCGGGGCCGATGGGGCAGGGCACGCTCTGCAACGCCTGCGGGGTCCGGCTCAAGGCGGCCGGGGCACTGCGGGGGCAGGTGCAGCGCCGCCCCACGCCGGCGACCGCGAGGACGCCCGCCCGACCACCGCCCCCGGACAGCCCGGTCTCGGAGTCGTCGCCCGACAGCCCGATCTGGGAGCCCGGGTCAGTTCCCGATGTTTACCTGGTGAGGAAGAAGCCTCTGAAGCGGGGGAAACCTCCGCCGCGTCCGAGGACGGAACCCGCGCCGgcgccagcgccagcgccaGCCGTGTACCtcgtcaagaagaagaagaagaagaaaaaggcgGCGGCTTCGGCGGATTCGTCGAGGAAGCCGTGGCGGCCCCGGAAGTCGGCGAAGCAGTGTCTGCACTGCGGGTCGTCGTCGACGCCGCAGTGGCGGGAGGGGCCGCTGGGCCGCAGCACGCTGTGCAACGCGTGCGGCGTGCGGTACAGGCAGGGGCGGCTGCTGCCGGAGTACCGGCCGATAGCGAGCCCCACCTTCGAGCCGTCGGAGCACGCCAACAGGCACAGCcaggtgctgcagctccacCGGCATCGGAAGAGCCAGAGCCAGAGCCAGAGCCACCACCAGCAGCACCCTCTGCCCGTGGAGCATCACCCTCCGCGAGCCATGGACGTGCTCCAGTTTCCACCCCAGCGGTGGCACGTGAAGGAGGAGTACCCGCCGACGCCGGTCCACCAGCCTCTGAGCCTCGCCGGCGGCGTTGGGGGTCTGATGGTCGACGCGGCGGCAGATGCTGATGCAGGACAAGGCGGCGACCGTGGCAAGGGTAGTGACCTGAACAACGCGCCGAGCTCGCTGGACTCACTGCTGCTGGAGGGCCCGTCGGCGCCGCTGCTTGTCGACGGCGACCAGCCCTTGATCGACTAG
- the LOC110429766 gene encoding long chain acyl-CoA synthetase 9, chloroplastic-like has translation MNPYFVGILVPVAVSLLLRKRRKAERKRGVPVEVGGEPGYAVRNYRFEQPVETHWEGVSTLAELFEQSCKEYVNMPLLGTRKLISRETEAAPGGRSFEKLHLGEYEWKCYAECFKSVCSFSSGLIRVGHEKNERVAIFAETRAEWQIALQACFRQNITVVTIYASLGEEALCHSLNETEVTTVVCGQKELKKLIDISGQLDTVKHVVYINEEGISAEVSLAQNCTSWKVESFEEVIRLGSESPVEANMPLPSDVAVIMYTSGSTGLPKGVMMTHRNVLATLSAVMTIVPALGSKDIYLAYLPLAHILELAAEALMAAVGASIGYGSPLTLTDTSNKIKKGTLGDASALKPTLMTAVPAILDRVRDGVRKKVDAKGGIAKQLFDIAYNRRLAAINGSWLGAWGLEKHLWDTLVFGKVRAILGGKIRFVLSGGAPLSGDTQRFINICLGAPIGQGYGLTETCAGGTFSEYDDTSVGRVGAPLPCSFIKLIDWPEGGYLTTDLPMPRGEIVIGGPNVTKGYFKNEAKTNEVYKDDEKGMRWFYSGDIGRFHPDGCLEIIDRKKDIVKLQHGEYVSLGKVEAALIVSPYVENIMIHADPFHNYCVALVVAAHIELESWASQQGIKYSDFSDLCQKQEAVKEVLGSLAKAAKQARLEKFEIPAKIKLIPEPWTPESGLVTAALKLKREVIRKTYENDLAQLYA, from the exons ATGAATCCTTACTTTGTTGGGATTCTTGTCCCTGTCGCGGTCTCCCTTTTGCTCCGCAAGAGGAGAAAGGCCGAAAGGAAGAGGGGAGTGCCAGTCGAGGTTGGTGGGGAGCCTGGATATGCAGtccgtaactatcgatttgagCAGCCCGTTGAGACACACTGGGAGGGGGTCTCCACACTTGCTGAGCTGTTTGAGCAATCTTGCAAAGAGTATGTCAACATGCCACTCCTTGGCACCAGGAAGCTCATCTCGAGGGAAACTGAAGCAGCACCTGGCGGGAGATCGTTTGAGAAGTTGCATCTGGGCGAGTATGAGTGGAAGTGTTATGCAGAGTGCTTCAAGAGCGTTTGCAGCTTTTCATCTGGACTAATTCGAGTAGGTCACGAGAAGAATGAACGTGTTGCTATTTTTGCTGAGACACGGGCTGAGTGGCAGATTGCGTTGCAG GCGTGCTTCAGACAAAACATTACAGTTGTCACCATCTATGCCTCATTGGGGGAGGAAGCATTGTGTCACTCACTAAATGAG ACTGAGGTCACTACTGTAGTTTGTGGTCAGAAAGAACTAAAGAAGTTGATTGATATAAGTGGGCAACTTGACACTGTCAAGCATGTTGTCTATATCAACGAGGAAGGCATATCAGCTGAAGTTTCTTTAGCTCAAAACTGCACTAGCTGGAAGGTTGAATCATTTGAGGAAGTAATTAGGTTAGGATCTGAATCACCTGTTGAAGCCAACATGCCTCTCCCTTCTGATGTTGCGGTGATAATGTACACAAGTGGTAGCACCGGATTGCCCAAG GGAGTTATGATGACCCACCGCAACGTCCTGGCTACACTCTCAGCAGTTATGACCATTGTGCCTGCACTTGGCAGTAAAGATATATACTTGGCCTACCTCCCACTTGCACACATTCTTGAGTTGGCAGCAGAG GCACTAATGGCTGCTGTTGGGGCCTCCATAGGATATGGATCACCTTTGACCCTGACTGATACAtccaacaaaataaaaaaaggaaCTCTAGGTGATGCTTCTGCACTAAAGCCAACATTGATGACTGCTGTACCTGCTATACTTGACCGTGTGCGTGATGGTGTGAGGAAAAAG GTGGATGCAAAGGGTGGTATAGCAAAGCAATTGTTTGACATTGCCTATAACCGTCGGCTTGCTGCAATCAATGGAAGTTGGCTTGGTGCCTGGGGTTTGGAGAAACACTTGTGGGATACGCTTGTGTTTGGAAAGGTTCGTGCTATTTTGGGAGGAAAGATTCGGTTTGTACTTTCAGGTGGAGCACCTCTATCTGGTGATACTCAGAGATTTATCAATATATGCCTTGG GGCTCCAATAGGGCAAGGTTATGGTCTGACTGAAACTTGTGCTGGAGGGACATTTTCAGAGTATGATGACACATCTGTTGGCCGTGTTGGTGCTCCACTACCTTGTTCGTTTATTAAG TTGATCGACTGGCCTGAGGGTGGATACTTGACTACTGATTTACCAATGCCTCGGGGAGAAATAGTCATTGGGGGTCCAAATGTTACTAAAGGCTATTTCAAGAATGAAGCTAAAACAAATGAAGTGTACAAG GATGACGAAAAAGGTATGCGATGGTTCTATTCTGGTGACATCGGACGATTCCATCCAGATGGCTGCCTTGAAATCATTGACCGTAAGAAAGATATTGTGAAGCTTCAACATGGCGAATATGTATCGCTCGGGAAG GTGGAGGCTGCTTTGATTGTGAGCCCATATGTGGAGAACATTATGATCCATGCTGATCCTTTCCACAATTACTGTGTTGCGCTTGTGGTAGCTGCACACATTGAGCTGGAAAGCTGGGCTTCACAGCAAGGAATTAAATACAGTGATTTCTCAGATTTGTGCCAGAAGCAAGAGGCTGTTAAAGAAGTGCTTGGATCTTTAGCGAAG GCTGCAAAGCAAGCACGACTTGAGAAATTTGAGATACCAGCCAAAATCAAGTTGATACCAGAGCCATGGACCCCCGAGTCAGGACTCGTCACTGCTGCCCTCAAGCTCAAGAGGGAGGTGATCAGGAAGACGTATGAGAATGATCTGGCTCAGCTGTACGCATGA
- the LOC110429940 gene encoding uncharacterized protein LOC110429940, translating into MSRNLFLRIMSDVEDHDDYFVQKRNAANVLGLSCFQKVTAAMRMLTYGTAADAADEYVRIGESTTLESLRHFVRAVVELYEDEYLRQPNEADTTRLLAMGEKKGFSGMLGSIDCMHWVWKNCPYDKQGQYKGHVDKATIILEAVASDDLWIWHAFFGLPGSHNDINVLHRSPLFDNLAEGRAPAVNFSVNGHDYNMGYYLSDGIYPSWATLIQSISRPMGNKQQYFAKAQEAARKMVERAFGVLQSRFAIVRGGARFWDIETLTLIMRACVIMHNMIVEDEGFMVDHNESFDYGGETVEPARGRLARTLDEYIEAHQQIRNKDTHVQLKEDLIEHLWNHHPDLYSYKI; encoded by the coding sequence ATGTCTAGGAATCTTTTCTTACGCATAATGAGTGATGTAGAAGACCATGATGACTACTTTGTGCAGAAAAGAAATGCAGCTAATGTTCTTGGCTTGAGTTGCTTCCAAAAAGTCACTGCGGCAATGCGTATGCTGACTTATGGAACAGCTGCTGATGCGGCAGATGAGTATGTTCGTATTGGTGAAAGTACAACGCTGGAGAGCCTGCGTCACTTCGTTCGTGCAGTTGTTGAGCTGTATGAAGATGAATACCTCAGGCAACCCAATGAGGCGGACACAACACGATTACTTGCAATGGGTGAGAAAAAAGGATTTTCAGGAATGTTAGGGTCCATTGACTGCATGCATTGGGTGTGGAAGAATTGTCCATATGATAAGCAGGGTCAGTACAAGGGCCATGTAGATAAGGCCACCATCATTTTGGAGGCTGTTGCTTCAGATGACCTTTGGATATGGCATGCTTTCTTTGGATTGCCCGGGTCTCATAATGATATCAATGTTCTTCATAGATCACCTTTGTTTGACAACCTGGCAGAAGGTAGAGCTCCAGCAGTTAACTTTTCTGTCAATGGCCACGACTACAACATGGGTTATTATCTTTCAGATGGCATATACCCATCTTGGGCTACTTTAATTCAGTCTATCAGTCGTCCTATGGGTAATAAGCAGCAATACTTTGCCAAAGCGCAAGAAGCAGCAAGGAAAATGGTGGAGAGGGCATTTGGCGTTCTTCAATCTAGGTTCGCCATTGTTCGTGGTGGGGCACGTTTTTGGGACATTGAGACATTAACACTAATCATGAGGGCTTGTGTTATCATGCATAACATGATCGTCGAAGATGAAGGATTCATGGTGGACCATAATGAGTCATTCGATTATGGAGGTGAGACTGTGGAACCTGCACGTGGCCGGCTAGCTCGCACGCTTGATGAATATATTGAAGCACATCAGCAAATCAGAAACAAAGACACCCATGTGCAACTGAAAGAAGATCTCATCGAACATCTTTGGAACCATCATCCAGATTTGTACTCATACAAAATATGA
- the LOC8079871 gene encoding suppressor of ferric uptake 1 isoform X3, which translates to MATGDMAGGGGGEGESEGGPGYVLSLPAAWLPLPVAVSCLDATVRRKARSRLRLRAQPSGWWAFKLPVVPAPEEAKRPVPPASAVNNPTEAARPQRLRVRQAPVPDPYTPAAVEERPAKRARLCLQCGAAVTPQWRSGPMGQGTLCNACGVRLKAAGALRGQVQRRPTPATARTPARPPPPDSPVSESSPDSPIWEPGSVPDVYLVRKKPLKRGKPPPRPRTEPAPAPAPAPAVYLVKKKKKKKKAAASADSSRKPWRPRKSAKQCLHCGSSSTPQWREGPLGRSTLCNACGVRYRQGRLLPEYRPIASPTFEPSEHANRHSQVLQLHRHRKSQSQSQSHHQQHPLPVEHHPPRAMDVLQFPPQRWHVKEEYPPTPVHQPLSLAGGVGGLMVDAAADADAGQGGDRGKGSDLNNAPSSLDSLLLEGPSAPLLVDGDQPLID; encoded by the coding sequence atggcgaccGGCGacatggccggcggcggcggcggggaggggGAGTCGGAGGGGGGCCCCGGCTACGTGCTCTCGCTCCCGGCGGCGTGGCTCCCCCTGCCCGTCGCCGTTTCCTGCCTGGACGCCACCGTCCGGCGCAAGGCGCGCAGCCGTCTCCGCCTCCGTGCCCAGCCGTCGGGCTGGTGGGCCTTCAAGCTCCCCGTCGTCCCTGCGCCGGAGGAGGCAAAGAGGCCGGTTCCCCCTGCGTCGGCGGTTAATAATCCGACCGAGGCGGCCCGTCCCCAGCGCCTGCGCGTGCGCCAGGCCCCGGTCCCCGACCCATACACCCCCGCGGcggtggaggagaggccggcgaaGAGGGCTAGGTTGTGCCTGCAGTGCGGCGCGGCGGTGACGCCGCAGTGGAGGTCGGGGCCGATGGGGCAGGGCACGCTCTGCAACGCCTGCGGGGTCCGGCTCAAGGCGGCCGGGGCACTGCGGGGGCAGGTGCAGCGCCGCCCCACGCCGGCGACCGCGAGGACGCCCGCCCGACCACCGCCCCCGGACAGCCCGGTCTCGGAGTCGTCGCCCGACAGCCCGATCTGGGAGCCCGGGTCAGTTCCCGATGTTTACCTGGTGAGGAAGAAGCCTCTGAAGCGGGGGAAACCTCCGCCGCGTCCGAGGACGGAACCCGCGCCGgcgccagcgccagcgccaGCCGTGTACCtcgtcaagaagaagaagaagaagaaaaaggcgGCGGCTTCGGCGGATTCGTCGAGGAAGCCGTGGCGGCCCCGGAAGTCGGCGAAGCAGTGTCTGCACTGCGGGTCGTCGTCGACGCCGCAGTGGCGGGAGGGGCCGCTGGGCCGCAGCACGCTGTGCAACGCGTGCGGCGTGCGGTACAGGCAGGGGCGGCTGCTGCCGGAGTACCGGCCGATAGCGAGCCCCACCTTCGAGCCGTCGGAGCACGCCAACAGGCACAGCcaggtgctgcagctccacCGGCATCGGAAGAGCCAGAGCCAGAGCCAGAGCCACCACCAGCAGCACCCTCTGCCCGTGGAGCATCACCCTCCGCGAGCCATGGACGTGCTCCAGTTTCCACCCCAGCGGTGGCACGTGAAGGAGGAGTACCCGCCGACGCCGGTCCACCAGCCTCTGAGCCTCGCCGGCGGCGTTGGGGGTCTGATGGTCGACGCGGCGGCAGATGCTGATGCAGGACAAGGCGGCGACCGTGGCAAGGGTAGTGACCTGAACAACGCGCCGAGCTCGCTGGACTCACTGCTGCTGGAGGGCCCGTCGGCGCCGCTGCTTGTCGACGGCGACCAGCCCTTGATCGACTAG
- the LOC8079871 gene encoding serine/arginine repetitive matrix protein 1 isoform X2 yields MDENSIHIHHILCHYYLNLVFLRKENTTEDTQRMAFSPPTKLAGIREKICGFREPLCDPKQHGEKKNREREGHPGHEHDSSSFPALFLPPLALLTRRSVKSPPICSLARRPPSMAMADEGDKGEPPGLDPRTRRSAAAMATGDMAGGGGGEGESEGGPGYVLSLPAAWLPLPVAVSCLDATVRRKARSRLRLRAQPSGWWAFKLPVVPAPEEAKRPVPPASAVNNPTEAARPQRLRVRQAPVPDPYTPAAVEERPAKRARLCLQCGAAVTPQWRSGPMGQGTLCNACGVRLKAAGALRGQVQRRPTPATARTPARPPPPDSPVSESSPDSPIWEPGSVPDVYLVRKKPLKRGKPPPRPRTEPAPAPAPAPAVYLVKKKKKKKKAAASADSSRKPWRPRKSAKQCLHCGSSSTPQWREGPLGRSTLCNACGVRYRQGRLLPEYRPIASPTFEPSEHANRHSQVLQLHRHRKSQSQSQSHHQQHPLPVEHHPPRAMDVLQFPPQRWHVKEEYPPTPVHQPLSLAGGVGGLMVDAAADADAGQGGDRGKGSDLNNAPSSLDSLLLEGPSAPLLVDGDQPLID; encoded by the exons ATGGATGAAAATTCAATCCATATTCATCATATTTTGTGTCACTACTATTTAAATCTTGTTTTTTTAAGGAAAGAAAATACAACTGAGGACACGCAAAGGATGGCGTTCTCACCTCCGACAAAGCTCGCCGGAATTCGTGAAAAGATTTGCGGTTTTCGTGAGCCTCTATGCGACCCAAAACAACacggagaaaaaaaaaaccgagagagagaggggcaTCCGGGGCATGAGCATGACTCGTCATCTTTCCCAGCTCTCTTTCTTCCCCCCCTTGCTCTGCTGACGCGCCGGTCCGTCAAGTCGCCGCCTATCTGCTCGCTCGCCCGGCGGCCGCCGTCCATGGCGATGGCGGATGAAGGCGACAAAGGAGAG CCGCCTGGATTAGACCCAAGAACCCGGCGATctgcggcggccatggcgaccGGCGacatggccggcggcggcggcggggaggggGAGTCGGAGGGGGGCCCCGGCTACGTGCTCTCGCTCCCGGCGGCGTGGCTCCCCCTGCCCGTCGCCGTTTCCTGCCTGGACGCCACCGTCCGGCGCAAGGCGCGCAGCCGTCTCCGCCTCCGTGCCCAGCCGTCGGGCTGGTGGGCCTTCAAGCTCCCCGTCGTCCCTGCGCCGGAGGAGGCAAAGAGGCCGGTTCCCCCTGCGTCGGCGGTTAATAATCCGACCGAGGCGGCCCGTCCCCAGCGCCTGCGCGTGCGCCAGGCCCCGGTCCCCGACCCATACACCCCCGCGGcggtggaggagaggccggcgaaGAGGGCTAGGTTGTGCCTGCAGTGCGGCGCGGCGGTGACGCCGCAGTGGAGGTCGGGGCCGATGGGGCAGGGCACGCTCTGCAACGCCTGCGGGGTCCGGCTCAAGGCGGCCGGGGCACTGCGGGGGCAGGTGCAGCGCCGCCCCACGCCGGCGACCGCGAGGACGCCCGCCCGACCACCGCCCCCGGACAGCCCGGTCTCGGAGTCGTCGCCCGACAGCCCGATCTGGGAGCCCGGGTCAGTTCCCGATGTTTACCTGGTGAGGAAGAAGCCTCTGAAGCGGGGGAAACCTCCGCCGCGTCCGAGGACGGAACCCGCGCCGgcgccagcgccagcgccaGCCGTGTACCtcgtcaagaagaagaagaagaagaaaaaggcgGCGGCTTCGGCGGATTCGTCGAGGAAGCCGTGGCGGCCCCGGAAGTCGGCGAAGCAGTGTCTGCACTGCGGGTCGTCGTCGACGCCGCAGTGGCGGGAGGGGCCGCTGGGCCGCAGCACGCTGTGCAACGCGTGCGGCGTGCGGTACAGGCAGGGGCGGCTGCTGCCGGAGTACCGGCCGATAGCGAGCCCCACCTTCGAGCCGTCGGAGCACGCCAACAGGCACAGCcaggtgctgcagctccacCGGCATCGGAAGAGCCAGAGCCAGAGCCAGAGCCACCACCAGCAGCACCCTCTGCCCGTGGAGCATCACCCTCCGCGAGCCATGGACGTGCTCCAGTTTCCACCCCAGCGGTGGCACGTGAAGGAGGAGTACCCGCCGACGCCGGTCCACCAGCCTCTGAGCCTCGCCGGCGGCGTTGGGGGTCTGATGGTCGACGCGGCGGCAGATGCTGATGCAGGACAAGGCGGCGACCGTGGCAAGGGTAGTGACCTGAACAACGCGCCGAGCTCGCTGGACTCACTGCTGCTGGAGGGCCCGTCGGCGCCGCTGCTTGTCGACGGCGACCAGCCCTTGATCGACTAG